A region from the Streptosporangium sp. NBC_01756 genome encodes:
- a CDS encoding pyrimidine reductase family protein, with product MRLIHPAASDDVDLARVYAYPDGRCVRVNMVASADGGSWLDGRSGGLSGQGDRRIFGVLRGLADVVLAGAATVRTEGYGPARPRESWRPLREGRPAAPPVAVVTRRLDLDLSGALFAEAEPGARTIIITCDAAPEERRKKAAEHAEVIVAGHDGVDLAAAVEELGERGLGRVLCEGGPNLNAQLAEAGLIDELCLTLSPALVGGDAARILNGPASLTPLRLAHVLEEEGFLFTRYIRTSGEPIS from the coding sequence ATGCGCCTCATCCATCCCGCCGCTTCGGACGACGTCGATCTCGCCCGGGTCTACGCCTACCCGGACGGCCGGTGCGTCCGGGTGAACATGGTGGCCAGCGCCGACGGTGGGAGCTGGCTGGACGGACGGTCAGGCGGGCTGTCGGGCCAGGGTGACCGGCGGATCTTCGGGGTGCTCCGCGGACTGGCCGACGTCGTCCTGGCGGGAGCGGCGACCGTGCGGACCGAGGGGTACGGCCCCGCCCGGCCGAGGGAGTCGTGGCGCCCGCTGCGCGAGGGCCGCCCGGCGGCCCCCCCGGTCGCCGTGGTGACCCGGCGGCTCGACCTCGACCTGTCGGGCGCGCTGTTCGCCGAGGCCGAGCCCGGCGCGCGGACGATCATCATCACCTGTGACGCCGCCCCCGAGGAGCGCCGGAAGAAGGCCGCCGAACACGCCGAGGTGATCGTGGCCGGGCACGACGGAGTGGACCTGGCGGCGGCGGTCGAGGAGCTCGGCGAGCGCGGCCTGGGCAGGGTGCTGTGTGAGGGCGGCCCCAACCTCAATGCCCAGCTCGCCGAGGCCGGTCTGATCGACGAACTCTGCCTCACGCTGAGTCCGGCACTGGTCGGCGGGGACGCCGCCCGGATCCTGAACGGCCCCGCCTCGCTCACCCCGCTCCGCCTGGCGCATGTTCTGGAGGAGGAGGGTTTCCTCTTCACCCGATATATTCGGACCTCCGGTGAACCGATCAGCTGA
- a CDS encoding RNA polymerase sigma factor, producing the protein MSEDDEEKWFDWMFRTFYGPVWAYAARRVDRAVADDIASCTFHTAWRKRQRLPRGDDRAVVAWLYRVAWGHVRNATRGERRRQRLAGLLRQLPPDLPAGGSHDEEEFRTAMETAMARLRPKDGEILRLHYWEDLTVEEIGAILGLTPNAVRVRLSRARLRLGDLLRGTRLECGEGER; encoded by the coding sequence GTGTCGGAGGACGACGAGGAGAAATGGTTCGACTGGATGTTCCGCACCTTCTACGGGCCCGTGTGGGCGTACGCGGCGCGCCGTGTCGACCGCGCGGTGGCCGACGACATCGCCTCCTGCACCTTCCACACGGCCTGGCGGAAGAGACAACGGCTCCCCAGGGGCGATGACAGGGCCGTCGTCGCCTGGCTGTACCGCGTGGCCTGGGGGCATGTGCGGAACGCGACCCGGGGCGAGCGCCGCAGGCAGCGCCTGGCCGGACTGCTGAGACAACTGCCACCCGACCTGCCGGCGGGCGGCTCCCATGACGAGGAGGAGTTCCGGACCGCGATGGAGACGGCCATGGCGCGGCTGCGCCCCAAGGACGGAGAGATCCTCCGCCTGCACTACTGGGAGGACCTCACGGTCGAGGAGATCGGCGCGATCCTCGGCCTGACCCCCAACGCGGTCCGTGTACGGCTCAGCCGGGCCCGCCTGCGGCTGGGCGATCTGCTGCGCGGGACGCGCCTGGAGTGCGGGGAGGGGGAGCGGTGA
- a CDS encoding ATP-dependent DNA ligase — MNLPIAPPLAPMLAKPVKGLPPQDGTLFYEPKWDGFRCVVFRDGDEVYLGSRNERPFTRYFPELVEAVRAELPDRVVVDGEIVVRAGQILDFEALQQRIHPAASRVRLLAEQTPASFIAFDLLALGEESLLETPFSARRARLESIFDREGRAVRLTPVTTSREKAVEWFDAFEGAGLDGIVVKPGGLPYQPDKRVMSKVKHERTADVVVAGYREHKSGPVVGSLLLGLYDAEGVLHHVGVAASFTMKRRAELIEELAPYVSADAHPWSAASLPGAISKWSATKDLSFVPLRSELVLEVAYDHMEGRRFRHTAQFRRWRPDRTPESCTYEQLERPVSYDLDDIMAG, encoded by the coding sequence TTGAACCTGCCGATAGCGCCGCCGCTCGCGCCGATGCTGGCCAAGCCCGTCAAGGGCCTGCCGCCGCAGGACGGCACCCTGTTCTACGAACCCAAGTGGGACGGTTTCCGGTGCGTGGTGTTCCGGGACGGGGACGAGGTCTATCTCGGCAGCCGCAACGAGCGCCCGTTCACCCGTTACTTCCCCGAACTGGTCGAGGCGGTGCGGGCGGAGCTGCCCGACCGGGTGGTGGTGGACGGGGAGATCGTCGTCCGCGCCGGCCAGATCCTCGACTTCGAGGCCCTGCAGCAGCGCATCCACCCGGCCGCCTCCCGGGTGAGGCTGCTGGCCGAGCAGACGCCCGCGTCGTTCATCGCCTTCGACCTGCTGGCCCTGGGCGAGGAGTCCCTGCTGGAGACCCCGTTCTCCGCCCGCCGGGCGAGGCTGGAGTCGATCTTCGACCGGGAGGGGAGAGCGGTACGGCTGACCCCGGTCACCACCTCCCGGGAGAAGGCGGTCGAATGGTTCGACGCCTTCGAGGGCGCCGGGCTGGACGGCATCGTGGTCAAGCCGGGCGGCCTGCCGTACCAGCCGGACAAGCGGGTGATGTCGAAGGTCAAGCACGAGCGGACGGCCGACGTGGTGGTGGCCGGATACCGGGAGCACAAGTCGGGACCGGTGGTCGGCTCCCTGCTCCTGGGGCTGTACGACGCCGAGGGGGTGCTCCACCATGTCGGTGTGGCGGCCTCCTTCACGATGAAGCGCCGGGCCGAGCTGATCGAGGAGCTCGCCCCGTACGTGAGCGCGGACGCCCATCCCTGGAGCGCCGCGTCGCTGCCCGGTGCGATCTCCAAGTGGAGTGCCACCAAGGACCTGTCGTTCGTTCCCCTGCGGTCGGAGCTGGTGCTGGAGGTCGCCTACGACCATATGGAGGGGCGCCGGTTCCGGCACACCGCCCAGTTCCGCCGCTGGCGGCCCGACCGCACCCCCGAGTCGTGCACCTACGAGCAGCTCGAACGGCCGGTCTCCTACGACCTGGACGACATCATGGCCGGATAG
- the glgX gene encoding glycogen debranching protein GlgX: protein MREVWPGEPYPLGGTWDGVGTNFSVFSEVAERIELCFFGDDGREERVDLPEVDGFVWHGYFPGIMPGQRYGYRVHGPHAPSHGHRCNPSKLLLDPYAKAVEGDVAWNSSLFSYPFTDPAGRNEEDSAPFMPKNVVVNPFFDWGDDRLPRTPYHQTVIYEAHVRGLTMRHPAVPEEQRGSYAALSHPAVIEHLLSMGVTAVELMPVHQFVPEHAMVARGLTNYWGYNTIAYLAPHNAYSSSGQRGEQVLEFKAMVRALHEAGIEVILDVVYNHTAEGDHMGPTLGFRGIDNTAYYRLHDGDRRFYLDYTGCGNSLNVRSPHALQLIMDSLRYWVLEMHVDGFRFDLAAALARELHDVDRLSAFFDLIQQDPVISQVKLIAEPWDVGPGGYQVGNFPPLWTEWNGKYRDSVRDFWRGSGSAMPEFASRLTGSADLYATSGRRPVASINFVTCHDGFTLTDLVSYDRKHNEANEENNRDGTDDNRSWNCGIEGPTEDPEIATLRRRQRRNYLATLFISQGVPMLLAGDEFGRTQGGNNNAYCQDNEISWVDWSLATGEKDLLGFVRSLSELRREHPVFQRRRFFHGRKDGNGTRDIVWLTPAGEEMSGADWHTGYAKSLTVFLNGDAITEPGPRGEPILDDSFLLLINGHHEDMDFTVPDAKYGAGWRTVLDTAVDGRRDRRSTKDLWTPESVIPVTSRSVQILRCPRP, encoded by the coding sequence ATGCGCGAAGTCTGGCCTGGAGAGCCGTATCCACTCGGTGGCACCTGGGATGGCGTGGGCACCAACTTTTCGGTGTTCTCCGAGGTGGCCGAGCGGATTGAGCTGTGCTTTTTCGGAGACGACGGGCGAGAGGAACGGGTCGACCTGCCTGAGGTCGACGGGTTCGTCTGGCACGGCTATTTCCCGGGGATCATGCCGGGGCAGCGGTACGGCTACCGCGTCCACGGTCCCCACGCACCCTCCCACGGGCACCGGTGCAACCCCTCGAAGCTGCTCCTGGACCCCTATGCCAAGGCGGTCGAGGGCGACGTGGCCTGGAACTCGTCCCTCTTCTCCTATCCGTTCACCGATCCGGCCGGCCGCAACGAGGAGGACAGCGCCCCCTTCATGCCGAAGAACGTGGTGGTCAACCCGTTCTTCGACTGGGGCGACGACCGGCTCCCCCGCACGCCGTACCACCAGACCGTCATCTACGAGGCACACGTGCGCGGGCTCACCATGCGCCACCCGGCGGTGCCCGAGGAGCAGCGCGGCAGCTACGCGGCGCTGAGCCATCCGGCGGTCATCGAGCACCTGCTGAGCATGGGCGTCACCGCGGTCGAGCTGATGCCGGTGCACCAGTTCGTGCCCGAGCACGCGATGGTCGCCCGCGGGCTGACCAACTACTGGGGCTACAACACGATCGCCTACCTGGCTCCGCACAACGCCTACTCCAGCTCGGGTCAGCGCGGCGAGCAGGTGCTGGAGTTCAAGGCGATGGTGCGGGCACTGCACGAGGCCGGGATCGAGGTCATCCTCGACGTCGTCTACAACCACACCGCCGAGGGTGACCACATGGGGCCCACCCTGGGTTTCCGGGGCATCGACAACACGGCCTACTACCGGCTGCACGACGGGGACCGGCGTTTCTACCTCGACTACACCGGTTGCGGAAACTCCCTCAACGTCCGCTCCCCGCACGCGCTGCAGCTCATCATGGACTCGCTGCGCTACTGGGTCCTGGAGATGCACGTGGACGGCTTCCGGTTCGACCTGGCCGCGGCCCTGGCCCGCGAGCTGCACGACGTGGACCGGCTGAGCGCCTTCTTCGACCTGATCCAGCAGGACCCGGTGATCTCCCAGGTGAAGCTGATCGCCGAGCCGTGGGACGTGGGCCCCGGTGGCTACCAGGTCGGCAACTTCCCGCCCCTGTGGACGGAGTGGAACGGCAAATACCGTGACAGCGTGCGCGACTTCTGGCGCGGGAGCGGGTCCGCGATGCCCGAGTTCGCCTCCCGGCTGACCGGCTCCGCCGACCTCTACGCCACCTCCGGCCGCCGCCCGGTGGCATCCATCAACTTCGTCACCTGCCACGACGGGTTCACCCTGACCGACCTGGTCTCCTACGACCGCAAGCACAACGAGGCCAACGAGGAGAACAACCGCGACGGCACCGACGACAACCGGTCGTGGAACTGCGGCATCGAGGGGCCGACGGAGGATCCGGAGATCGCCACTCTGCGCCGCCGTCAGCGGCGCAACTACCTGGCCACCCTGTTCATCTCCCAGGGCGTGCCGATGCTCCTGGCGGGCGACGAGTTCGGCCGGACCCAGGGCGGCAACAACAACGCCTACTGCCAGGACAACGAGATCTCCTGGGTCGACTGGTCGCTGGCCACCGGCGAGAAGGACCTGCTGGGCTTCGTCAGGAGCCTGTCGGAGCTGCGCCGCGAGCATCCCGTCTTCCAGCGGCGCAGGTTCTTCCACGGCCGCAAGGACGGCAACGGCACCCGCGACATCGTCTGGCTCACCCCTGCGGGCGAGGAGATGTCCGGCGCAGACTGGCACACCGGGTACGCCAAGTCCCTGACCGTCTTCCTGAACGGCGACGCCATCACCGAGCCGGGTCCGCGCGGCGAGCCGATCCTGGACGACTCGTTCCTCCTGCTGATCAACGGACACCACGAGGACATGGACTTCACCGTCCCCGACGCGAAGTACGGGGCGGGGTGGCGGACCGTGCTGGACACCGCCGTCGACGGGCGGAGGGACAGACGCTCCACCAAGGATCTCTGGACGCCGGAGTCCGTGATCCCGGTGACCTCTCGCTCCGTGCAGATCCTGCGCTGCCCCAGGCCCTAG
- the ehuB gene encoding ectoine/hydroxyectoine ABC transporter substrate-binding protein EhuB has product MTHSPLTRRDFFRRTGVGVAALAVPALVAGCTAVDNGTTTADPKTGKGGLLDRVKSAGKIKVGFANESPYGFRDKHGNLTGEAPELARAILKNLGDIKLEPVLVDSFGALIPGLNAGQYDIIAAGMFVTPERCGQIAFSNPDYAGANAFMVKKGNPKGITTFETVASSGSKIAVLEGAAEQQYARKAGVETGRVQVFQKADDAIRGLTDGRIDAVALTAVTLRWALKENPDYAAELEVTEGFIPQIDGKEQLGAGGYGFRKGDTDLLAAFNAELKKLQDSDGVLPVVKPFGFGETEVSKAAELTAEQLCAAS; this is encoded by the coding sequence ATGACGCACAGCCCGTTGACCCGACGCGACTTCTTCCGGCGCACCGGCGTCGGTGTCGCCGCCCTGGCCGTTCCCGCGCTGGTCGCAGGCTGTACGGCGGTCGACAACGGTACGACGACCGCCGACCCGAAGACGGGGAAGGGAGGGCTGCTCGACCGGGTCAAATCCGCCGGCAAGATCAAGGTCGGTTTCGCCAACGAGTCCCCGTACGGCTTCCGCGACAAGCACGGCAACCTCACCGGCGAGGCCCCCGAGCTCGCCCGGGCCATCCTGAAGAACCTGGGCGACATCAAGCTGGAGCCCGTGCTGGTCGACTCCTTCGGCGCGCTGATCCCCGGGCTGAACGCCGGCCAGTACGACATCATCGCGGCCGGGATGTTCGTCACCCCCGAACGGTGCGGCCAGATCGCCTTCTCCAACCCCGACTACGCCGGTGCGAACGCCTTCATGGTCAAGAAGGGCAACCCCAAGGGGATCACCACCTTCGAGACCGTGGCGTCGTCCGGCTCCAAGATCGCGGTGCTGGAGGGCGCGGCCGAGCAGCAGTACGCCAGGAAGGCGGGCGTCGAGACCGGCCGGGTACAGGTCTTCCAGAAGGCCGACGACGCCATCCGCGGGCTGACCGACGGCAGGATCGACGCGGTGGCGCTCACCGCGGTCACCCTGCGCTGGGCGCTGAAGGAGAACCCCGACTACGCCGCCGAACTGGAGGTGACCGAGGGATTCATCCCGCAGATCGACGGGAAGGAGCAGCTCGGCGCCGGCGGTTACGGCTTCCGCAAGGGTGACACCGACCTGCTGGCGGCGTTCAACGCCGAGCTGAAGAAGCTGCAGGACAGCGATGGCGTCCTGCCGGTCGTGAAGCCGTTCGGATTCGGGGAGACCGAGGTCTCCAAGGCCGCAGAGCTGACCGCGGAGCAGCTCTGCGCCGCCTCCTGA
- the ligD gene encoding non-homologous end-joining DNA ligase produces the protein MASPYIELTVGDRVVKVTNPDKVYFPEIGATKRELVEYYVSVGEGALRALYDRPTHLKRHPDGVETEAIYQKRMPPKHPEWLQTVTVRFPSGRTADSLRVTEVAAIAYCANLGTIDFHPWPVRASDTDHPDELRLDIDPQPGTGFEEARTVAFAAEEILGELGMIGFPKTSGNRGIHISVRIEPRWDFTQVRYAGIAFAREMERRMPGLATTAWWKEERGERIFIDYNQNARDRTVASAYSVRARPHAPVSTPLTWAELADADPRDFDIRTVPARFAKLGDVHAAIDERAFSIEPLLEWFERDGHEDLPYPPNYPKMPGEPKRVQPSKARGDS, from the coding sequence ATGGCGTCGCCGTATATCGAACTCACCGTCGGGGACCGGGTCGTCAAGGTCACAAATCCCGACAAAGTCTACTTTCCGGAGATCGGGGCGACCAAGCGCGAGCTGGTCGAGTACTACGTGAGTGTGGGCGAGGGGGCGCTGCGCGCCCTGTACGACCGCCCCACCCATCTCAAGCGCCATCCTGACGGGGTCGAGACCGAGGCCATCTACCAGAAGCGCATGCCCCCCAAGCATCCCGAGTGGCTGCAGACGGTCACGGTCCGCTTCCCCAGCGGGCGCACCGCCGACTCGCTCCGGGTGACCGAGGTCGCCGCCATCGCCTACTGCGCGAACCTGGGAACCATCGACTTCCACCCCTGGCCGGTCCGCGCCTCGGACACCGACCATCCCGACGAGTTGCGCCTCGACATCGACCCCCAGCCCGGCACCGGCTTCGAGGAGGCGCGCACGGTGGCCTTCGCGGCCGAGGAGATCCTCGGGGAGCTCGGCATGATCGGTTTCCCCAAGACCTCCGGCAACCGGGGCATCCACATCAGTGTGCGGATCGAGCCGCGCTGGGACTTCACCCAGGTGCGCTATGCCGGGATCGCCTTCGCCCGGGAGATGGAGCGCCGGATGCCCGGCCTGGCCACCACCGCGTGGTGGAAGGAGGAGCGCGGGGAGCGGATCTTCATCGACTACAACCAGAACGCCCGCGACCGGACCGTGGCCTCCGCCTACTCGGTGCGGGCCAGACCGCACGCCCCCGTCTCCACCCCGCTCACCTGGGCCGAACTGGCCGACGCCGACCCGCGCGACTTCGACATCCGGACGGTCCCGGCCCGGTTCGCGAAACTCGGCGACGTGCACGCCGCGATCGACGAGCGGGCCTTCTCGATCGAGCCCCTCCTGGAGTGGTTCGAGCGCGACGGGCACGAGGACCTGCCCTACCCGCCGAACTACCCGAAGATGCCGGGCGAGCCGAAGCGGGTGCAGCCCAGCAAGGCGCGCGGCGACTCGTGA
- a CDS encoding ankyrin repeat domain-containing protein, with protein sequence MYEELLEAVAGNDAERVERLLQSGTGADPDGAGETTALYRASTDGRTAIARALLAAGADPNRASGGEDEGLPLSGAAAWNHAEIAEALLAAGAEVSGRESGGWTALLWAAANGQPDVLAVLLAAGADAEEANESGETALTLATRRGALGAVRALLDAGADPTRSDGEGDTPLAIAYDWLGTQLESALLEQLTDQAPEGSQFVVGRSRAADGTDLVTVAAVGPDGTRTAELQCQRGHAAVATLLEDAASERLPFDDLVERALPYRDVDEEAETWWTVASSLSRRGDEETFESAARLCVSEDPRKREFAVDVLAEFGFAEGDKPFLDRTLPILQRMAATEGDERVLRSLLGAFGHHGDPRSLPEVLEIITADGWARTQADPAALAAVLPAGHAEGLTLLISMTRDPNEEVRDWATMSLAGLEEDTDQIRDALAERLDDKDLTTVAEATRGLAARGDARARKGVDRVLAESDEDDDYIRDLVEPS encoded by the coding sequence ATGTATGAAGAACTTCTGGAAGCGGTGGCCGGGAACGACGCCGAGCGGGTCGAGCGCCTGCTCCAGAGCGGGACCGGCGCCGATCCGGACGGCGCGGGCGAGACGACGGCGCTGTATCGGGCCTCGACGGACGGCCGTACGGCGATCGCGCGGGCGCTGCTGGCCGCCGGGGCCGACCCCAACCGGGCCAGCGGCGGCGAGGACGAGGGGCTGCCCCTGTCCGGGGCCGCGGCCTGGAACCACGCCGAGATCGCGGAGGCGCTGCTGGCCGCCGGGGCCGAGGTGTCCGGGCGGGAGAGCGGCGGATGGACCGCCCTGCTCTGGGCCGCCGCCAACGGCCAGCCCGACGTGCTCGCGGTGCTGCTGGCGGCGGGGGCCGACGCCGAAGAGGCCAACGAGAGCGGCGAGACCGCGCTCACCCTGGCCACCCGGCGCGGGGCGCTGGGCGCGGTGCGGGCACTGCTGGACGCCGGCGCCGACCCCACCCGCTCGGACGGCGAGGGCGACACGCCGCTGGCCATCGCCTATGACTGGCTGGGCACCCAGCTGGAGAGCGCGCTGCTGGAGCAGCTCACCGACCAGGCCCCGGAGGGTTCCCAGTTCGTCGTGGGCCGCAGCCGCGCCGCCGACGGCACCGACCTGGTGACCGTCGCGGCCGTCGGGCCGGACGGGACGCGCACGGCCGAACTGCAGTGCCAGCGGGGCCACGCGGCCGTCGCGACCCTGCTGGAGGACGCGGCCTCGGAACGGCTGCCCTTCGACGACCTGGTCGAGCGGGCGCTGCCGTACCGGGACGTCGACGAGGAGGCCGAGACCTGGTGGACCGTGGCGAGTTCGCTGAGCCGCCGTGGAGACGAGGAGACCTTCGAGTCCGCGGCGCGGCTGTGCGTCAGCGAGGACCCGCGTAAGCGCGAGTTCGCCGTGGACGTGCTCGCGGAGTTCGGCTTCGCCGAGGGCGACAAGCCCTTCCTCGACCGGACGCTGCCGATCCTGCAGCGGATGGCCGCCACCGAGGGTGACGAGCGGGTGCTGCGCTCACTGCTCGGCGCGTTCGGCCACCACGGCGACCCGCGGTCCCTGCCGGAGGTGCTGGAGATCATCACCGCCGACGGCTGGGCCCGCACCCAGGCCGACCCGGCCGCGCTGGCCGCCGTCCTGCCCGCGGGCCACGCCGAAGGGCTCACCCTGCTCATCTCGATGACCCGCGACCCCAACGAGGAGGTCCGCGACTGGGCGACCATGAGCCTTGCGGGGCTGGAGGAGGACACCGACCAGATCCGTGACGCGCTGGCCGAGAGGCTCGACGACAAGGACCTGACCACGGTGGCCGAGGCGACGCGGGGCCTGGCCGCACGGGGCGACGCGCGTGCCCGCAAGGGTGTGGACCGCGTGCTCGCCGAGAGTGACGAGGACGACGACTACATCCGCGATCTCGTCGAGCCCTCCTGA
- the hemQ gene encoding hydrogen peroxide-dependent heme synthase has product MWSVFRLTERCPGNREGMAAEVEGLLAQMAEKDVVTRGLYDVAGFRADADFMFWWHAPTAEDLQETYARFRRTGLGVLTEPVWSAMALHRPAEFNKSHIPAFLAEEEARRYVSVYPFVRSLEWYLLDDADRRRMLAEHGKMARDYPDVRANTVACFSLNDYEWMLAFEADDLHRIVDLMRTLRAAEARRHTREETPFYTGIRKPVSELVAALP; this is encoded by the coding sequence ATGTGGTCGGTCTTCAGGCTGACCGAGCGCTGCCCGGGCAACCGTGAGGGCATGGCGGCCGAGGTCGAGGGTCTGCTGGCCCAGATGGCCGAGAAGGACGTGGTCACCCGCGGCCTGTACGACGTGGCCGGTTTCCGGGCCGACGCCGACTTCATGTTCTGGTGGCACGCGCCGACCGCCGAGGACCTGCAGGAGACCTACGCCCGTTTCCGCCGCACCGGCCTCGGAGTGCTGACCGAACCGGTCTGGTCGGCGATGGCGCTGCACCGCCCCGCCGAGTTCAACAAGTCGCACATCCCGGCCTTCCTGGCCGAGGAGGAGGCGCGCCGGTACGTCAGCGTCTATCCGTTCGTCCGCTCCCTTGAGTGGTATCTCCTGGACGACGCCGACCGCCGCCGGATGCTCGCCGAGCACGGCAAGATGGCCCGCGACTATCCGGACGTGCGGGCCAACACCGTGGCCTGCTTCTCGCTGAACGACTACGAGTGGATGCTCGCCTTCGAGGCCGACGACCTGCACCGCATCGTCGACCTGATGCGCACCCTGCGTGCCGCCGAGGCCCGGCGGCACACCCGGGAGGAGACCCCCTTCTACACGGGAATCCGCAAGCCGGTCAGCGAGCTGGTCGCCGCGTTGCCGTAG
- the msrB gene encoding peptide-methionine (R)-S-oxide reductase MsrB — MDKVVKSDAEWRVQLSPEEFHVLRQAGTERPFTGEYVDTKTEGVYSCRACGAELFRSDTKFDSHCGWPSFYEPSKSEAVTLIEDRSLGMTRVEVRCAACDSHLGHVFHGEGYGTPTDDRYCINSVSLRMEPTD; from the coding sequence ATGGACAAGGTGGTCAAGAGCGACGCCGAGTGGCGCGTCCAGCTCTCTCCCGAGGAGTTTCACGTTCTCCGCCAGGCGGGCACCGAGCGCCCCTTCACCGGAGAATACGTCGACACCAAGACCGAAGGCGTCTACAGCTGCCGCGCCTGCGGCGCCGAGCTGTTCCGGTCGGACACCAAGTTCGACAGCCACTGCGGCTGGCCGAGCTTCTACGAGCCGTCGAAGTCGGAGGCGGTCACCCTGATCGAGGATCGCTCACTCGGCATGACCCGCGTCGAGGTCCGCTGCGCGGCCTGCGACTCGCACCTGGGCCATGTCTTCCACGGCGAGGGTTACGGCACGCCCACCGACGACCGCTACTGCATCAACTCCGTGTCGCTCCGGATGGAGCCCACCGACTGA
- a CDS encoding DUF1707 SHOCT-like domain-containing protein has translation MNEPDAIRASDAEREAVVERLRVASVEGRLTLGELTERTEAAYTAVTQAELAVITSDLPAGVGQAHAPAYAPAPETRDGRARRWFVAVMGDSKRRGKWRIDQGIGAVAVMGDVLLDLREAEVRTGVVDIVATAVMGDVKIIVPDGVDVDLEGIAIMGDKKVQVLEAPPGANVPLIRVRAYVLMGDVKVIGDSRAKPVMKPWAAWREHWRELRGELMGEPYRRLPPPDSQHRP, from the coding sequence ATGAACGAACCCGACGCGATCCGGGCCTCTGACGCCGAGCGGGAGGCCGTCGTCGAACGGTTGCGTGTCGCCTCCGTCGAGGGGCGGCTGACACTCGGTGAGCTGACCGAGCGTACGGAGGCGGCCTACACCGCCGTCACCCAGGCCGAATTGGCGGTCATCACCTCGGACCTGCCGGCGGGGGTCGGCCAGGCCCACGCCCCCGCCTACGCGCCGGCCCCGGAGACGCGGGACGGCCGGGCGCGGCGCTGGTTCGTGGCCGTCATGGGCGACTCCAAGCGCCGGGGGAAGTGGCGGATCGACCAGGGGATCGGGGCGGTCGCCGTCATGGGCGACGTGCTGCTCGACCTGCGCGAGGCCGAGGTCCGTACCGGGGTGGTGGACATCGTGGCCACCGCGGTCATGGGCGACGTGAAGATCATCGTTCCGGACGGTGTCGACGTCGACCTCGAAGGCATCGCGATCATGGGGGACAAGAAGGTCCAGGTCCTCGAGGCTCCTCCGGGGGCGAACGTGCCACTCATCCGGGTCAGGGCCTACGTGCTCATGGGCGACGTCAAGGTGATCGGCGACTCCAGGGCCAAGCCCGTCATGAAGCCGTGGGCCGCCTGGCGCGAGCACTGGCGTGAGCTGCGCGGCGAGCTCATGGGCGAGCCGTACCGGCGGCTCCCGCCGCCGGACTCCCAGCACCGGCCGTAG
- a CDS encoding OsmC family protein — protein sequence MATTRTATTQWKGALLDGSGTVSLDTSGVGTFDVSWPSRAEQANGKTSPEELIAAAHSSCFSMALSHGLAQAGTPPQTVSTTADVTFQPGEGITGIVLSVRAQVPGLSAEEFQKAAETAKANCPVSKALAGTTISLKAELLG from the coding sequence ATGGCGACGACACGTACCGCCACGACTCAGTGGAAGGGCGCCCTGCTCGACGGTTCGGGCACCGTCTCGCTCGACACCTCCGGGGTGGGCACCTTCGACGTGTCCTGGCCCTCGCGGGCCGAGCAGGCCAATGGCAAGACCTCGCCGGAGGAGCTCATCGCGGCCGCGCACTCCTCCTGCTTCTCGATGGCCCTGTCCCACGGTCTGGCGCAGGCGGGGACCCCGCCGCAGACGGTGAGCACCACGGCGGACGTGACCTTCCAGCCGGGTGAGGGCATCACCGGGATCGTCCTGTCGGTCCGTGCCCAGGTTCCGGGCCTGTCCGCCGAGGAGTTCCAGAAGGCGGCCGAGACGGCCAAGGCGAACTGCCCGGTGAGCAAGGCCCTCGCGGGCACGACGATCAGCCTCAAGGCCGAACTGCTGGGCTGA